A single Chloracidobacterium sp. DNA region contains:
- a CDS encoding VWA domain-containing protein — translation MYRFVFSILIALLAATATVGQAGRVKGYSESIARGDRSSESPDKPKIPSKSEKDDGVVRIETDLVTIPVRVSTRKGRPVTDIGRSEFKIFENGEEQEIAYFSNSDEPFTVALLLDMSYSTVFKLPEIQAAAEAFIAQLRPSDKVMILSFDEKVRILCEATDNRRALRYAIEATKVGSGTSLYSAIDTTLNDKLRNITGRKAIVLLTDGVDTTSVTATAKGLLRDVDEMDTLIYPIRYDTFDDVRKIRRKDAQILYDDNDRPYVVESPLVKGEKEEDYTAARAFLSELAERSGGRLQRVASTTNLNEAFARIAEELRKIYSLGYYPNSERTPDSRYYIKVRVYRPDLDIRARDNYSSGRRRDPR, via the coding sequence ATGTATCGATTTGTATTCTCCATCCTGATCGCGCTTTTAGCCGCGACCGCTACGGTCGGACAGGCGGGCCGTGTCAAGGGCTACTCTGAGAGCATTGCCCGCGGCGATCGAAGTTCGGAATCGCCCGACAAACCCAAGATTCCGAGCAAGTCTGAGAAGGACGACGGAGTTGTTCGGATCGAGACCGATCTGGTCACTATCCCGGTGCGTGTAAGCACGCGAAAAGGGCGTCCCGTGACGGATATTGGCCGTTCAGAATTCAAGATCTTTGAAAACGGCGAGGAGCAGGAGATCGCGTATTTCTCCAATTCGGATGAACCGTTCACGGTCGCTCTATTGCTCGATATGAGTTACTCGACCGTCTTCAAATTACCGGAAATACAAGCGGCGGCGGAGGCGTTCATCGCACAGTTACGTCCGAGCGACAAGGTGATGATCCTGTCATTTGATGAAAAGGTACGGATACTCTGTGAAGCGACCGACAACCGTAGGGCATTACGTTATGCGATCGAGGCCACAAAGGTGGGCTCGGGCACCAGTCTTTATTCGGCGATCGACACGACTCTCAATGATAAGTTGAGAAATATCACGGGCCGAAAGGCTATTGTGCTATTAACCGACGGGGTGGACACGACTAGCGTCACGGCAACCGCCAAGGGACTACTTCGCGATGTGGATGAGATGGATACGCTCATTTATCCCATCCGCTACGATACATTTGACGACGTTCGCAAGATCCGCCGTAAGGACGCTCAAATACTTTACGACGACAATGACCGTCCGTATGTAGTCGAATCGCCGCTCGTTAAGGGTGAAAAGGAAGAGGACTATACCGCTGCCCGTGCGTTTTTGAGCGAACTCGCGGAACGATCGGGTGGGCGTTTGCAACGAGTTGCTTCCACGACGAATCTTAACGAAGCGTTTGCACGGATCGCCGAAGAACTTCGCAAAATATATAGTTTGGGTTATTATCCTAACAGTGAACGTACGCCCGACAGCCGCTATTACATTAAAGTACGTGTTTACCGGCCGGATCTCGACATTCGTGCGAGGGATAATTATAGTTCCGGACGCCGCCGCGATCCCCGATAG
- a CDS encoding sigma-54-dependent Fis family transcriptional regulator, giving the protein MKFDRLEFIARAATALTDAEGLRAGSASVVDNLLRLFGGKFAFLARLRRDGDIADIIASSGLGVADYRRLESRISKSSLWKMLHLAAPFAIDSLGEDTVLNFLSFGTGAVSLVAVPVIFRGKSVGLLAVGFPDRRDMSESETIKLLIPVATVLAQAMRVERVVAEESRKITDENTQLKQELRLKYDFRHLVGTSSVIRHIRDQADQVARSNAAVLIRGEGGTGKELIASAIHFNSFRSKRPFIRINCSARSESQVERELFGEDGHKKGAFEQADGGTLVLDEIGDLSLNTQARLLRAVRDREIDVPGAADSIRVNVRLITSSCKDIEDLIANGRFRDDLFYSLNMFTIFLPPLRERKSDILLLAEYFLEKYESVYHKRIRRISTPAIDMLTAYHFPGNVRELENVIERAVIVCDSNVIHGHHLPPTLQTAENSGTETNVSLTTAVEAFECDLIKDTLKSTRGNVAKAAKMLDSTERIIGYKIRKYNIDPHRFRK; this is encoded by the coding sequence ATGAAATTTGACCGACTCGAATTTATTGCCCGTGCGGCAACTGCTCTAACTGATGCCGAAGGGTTGCGGGCCGGTTCGGCATCGGTCGTGGATAATCTACTAAGGTTATTCGGGGGGAAATTCGCGTTTCTGGCGAGGCTTCGCCGCGATGGCGACATCGCCGACATCATTGCTTCCAGCGGACTGGGTGTGGCCGATTATCGCAGGCTTGAGTCACGCATTTCCAAAAGCAGTCTTTGGAAAATGCTGCACCTCGCTGCACCTTTCGCGATCGATTCACTTGGCGAGGACACAGTCCTCAATTTTCTATCGTTCGGTACCGGAGCAGTATCGCTGGTTGCGGTTCCCGTGATTTTTCGCGGTAAGAGTGTTGGCCTACTAGCGGTCGGATTTCCGGATCGCCGCGACATGTCAGAAAGCGAGACCATCAAACTTCTGATACCGGTTGCTACAGTGCTTGCACAGGCAATGCGAGTCGAGCGGGTCGTCGCCGAAGAGAGCCGAAAGATCACCGATGAAAATACTCAACTCAAGCAGGAATTAAGACTGAAATATGATTTTCGCCATCTGGTCGGAACATCAAGTGTTATCCGCCACATCCGAGATCAAGCTGATCAAGTCGCACGTTCGAACGCTGCGGTCCTGATCCGCGGTGAAGGCGGTACCGGCAAGGAGTTGATCGCCAGTGCCATACATTTTAATAGTTTTCGCTCCAAAAGGCCTTTTATTAGGATCAATTGCTCGGCTCGCAGCGAGAGCCAGGTCGAACGCGAACTCTTTGGCGAGGACGGCCACAAAAAGGGTGCTTTCGAACAAGCAGACGGCGGCACGCTCGTACTAGATGAGATCGGCGACCTATCGCTAAATACTCAGGCCAGATTGCTTAGGGCCGTGCGCGACCGAGAGATCGACGTCCCTGGTGCGGCGGATTCGATCCGCGTAAACGTCCGCCTGATCACCTCATCGTGCAAGGATATCGAAGACCTTATCGCAAATGGCAGATTTCGTGACGATCTGTTTTACAGCCTCAATATGTTTACGATCTTTCTGCCGCCGCTTCGTGAACGAAAATCGGATATCCTACTACTTGCCGAGTACTTTTTAGAAAAATATGAAAGCGTGTATCACAAACGTATAAGGCGTATTTCGACGCCCGCAATAGATATGCTGACGGCATACCATTTTCCCGGCAACGTCCGAGAACTGGAAAACGTGATCGAGCGGGCCGTGATAGTTTGCGACTCAAACGTGATACACGGCCACCATTTGCCTCCGACCCTGCAGACCGCTGAAAATAGCGGCACCGAGACGAATGTATCGCTCACAACCGCGGTCGAGGCGTTTGAGTGCGACCTGATCAAGGACACGCTCAAGTCAACACGCGGAAATGTAGCCAAGGCTGCGAAAATGCTTGATTCGACCGAACGTATCATTGGCTACAAGATCCGTAAATACAATATCGACCCGCATCGTTTCCGAAAATGA
- a CDS encoding RluA family pseudouridine synthase, translated as MNTRIEIQAGDEHYKVRLDDFLFDRFNCLSKMYLRDIVKNELCEVNGRSENIGYKLKPNDLIEIFIDESRETAMRPENVPVDVHYEDDDIIVVNKPAGMLVHPTHRDKNGTLLNALSYYLNSEIGVTGAKHIRAGLVHRLDKQTSGLMVVAKTSRAHRILAEHFKRKIIDKRYMAMVDGIMTDDHGCISAPIGRFADLKLWNIKADGKAAETRFWVKARTATRTLVELEPVTGRTNQLRIHCSSIGHPIIGDTERGGSESDRLLLHAWRLSFRHPSGGRQLDFECPVGFAASDQFAA; from the coding sequence GTGAACACACGAATCGAGATTCAGGCGGGCGACGAGCACTATAAGGTGAGGCTCGATGATTTTCTGTTTGACCGATTTAATTGTTTGAGCAAAATGTATCTGCGCGACATCGTCAAGAATGAATTGTGTGAAGTAAACGGCCGATCAGAAAATATCGGTTACAAACTCAAGCCGAATGACCTTATCGAGATTTTCATCGACGAATCAAGAGAAACGGCGATGCGGCCGGAAAACGTGCCGGTCGATGTGCACTACGAAGATGATGATATCATCGTGGTCAACAAACCTGCCGGAATGCTCGTGCATCCGACGCACCGCGATAAAAACGGCACGTTGCTAAATGCGCTTAGTTATTATTTGAATTCGGAAATCGGCGTAACTGGGGCAAAGCACATTAGGGCAGGTTTGGTCCATAGACTCGACAAGCAGACGTCGGGACTAATGGTCGTTGCCAAAACATCGAGGGCTCATCGGATATTGGCAGAGCATTTCAAGCGAAAGATTATTGATAAGCGGTATATGGCTATGGTTGACGGAATTATGACCGACGATCACGGATGTATTTCCGCACCGATCGGTCGATTTGCCGACCTCAAGCTATGGAACATAAAAGCGGATGGAAAGGCGGCTGAAACTCGCTTTTGGGTAAAAGCACGAACTGCCACCCGAACTCTGGTCGAACTCGAACCGGTCACGGGCCGTACTAACCAACTTCGTATTCATTGTTCCTCGATCGGGCATCCGATCATCGGTGATACCGAACGTGGCGGTAGTGAGAGTGACCGCCTTTTGCTACACGCTTGGCGGCTGTCCTTTCGCCATCCGAGCGGTGGGCGACAATTAGATTTTGAATGTCCCGTCGGATTTGCCGCTAGTGATCAGTTTGCCGCCTGA